In the Piscinibacter sp. XHJ-5 genome, one interval contains:
- a CDS encoding methyl-accepting chemotaxis protein translates to MNLTLLLRGFTIRTRMLATVAIVAIALLAVGGVGLAAQFYARSINASFVAQDFAAMTQIAQLRNAMSTLRSHEKDMIIQYENAVEVGHAKEAWIKTVSDIQASAKTLQGALHDDAERAKVAEAMTRLDKFRQNFLPVAKQIEAMGFDSARVAAAFMKRAQPDYDAAQATIEALAADLDHQAVQGGKRMERTATLVMALLGAAVAIALLLIVPLTVMNMQSICLPIRKAEALADAIAQGDLAQRDVDSRGDDEAAHLLKALASMQSSLRRIVGQVRASTDSISTASVEIATGNQDLSSRTEQTASNLQQTASSIEQLTGTVKQSADSARQADQLALSAAQVAARGGKVVSEVVSTMDEINASSKKIADIIGVIDGIAFQTNILALNAAVEAARAGEQGRGFAVVAGEVRNLAQRSAEAAKEIKALIGASVEKVDSGSRLVADAGRTMQEIVSSVQRVTDIIGEITAAASEQSDGIGQVNTAVVQLDQMTQQNAALVEQSAAAAESLKDQTVRLSQAVSVFRLQECAAPAA, encoded by the coding sequence ATGAATCTGACTCTGCTGCTGCGAGGCTTCACGATCCGCACGCGCATGCTGGCGACCGTCGCGATCGTGGCGATCGCGCTGCTCGCCGTCGGCGGCGTCGGCCTGGCGGCCCAGTTCTACGCCCGCTCGATCAACGCGAGCTTCGTCGCGCAGGACTTCGCCGCGATGACGCAGATCGCCCAGCTTCGCAATGCGATGAGCACGCTGCGCTCGCACGAGAAGGACATGATCATCCAGTACGAGAACGCGGTCGAGGTCGGCCACGCGAAGGAAGCCTGGATCAAGACCGTGTCCGACATCCAGGCCAGCGCCAAGACGCTGCAAGGCGCCCTTCACGACGACGCCGAGCGCGCCAAGGTGGCCGAGGCGATGACGCGCCTGGACAAGTTCAGGCAGAACTTCCTGCCGGTGGCCAAGCAGATCGAGGCGATGGGCTTCGATTCGGCGCGTGTCGCCGCCGCCTTCATGAAGCGCGCCCAGCCCGACTACGACGCGGCGCAGGCGACCATCGAGGCGCTCGCCGCCGACCTGGACCACCAGGCGGTGCAAGGCGGCAAGCGCATGGAGCGCACGGCGACGCTGGTGATGGCGTTGCTCGGCGCGGCCGTCGCGATCGCGCTGCTGCTCATCGTGCCGCTGACGGTGATGAACATGCAGTCGATCTGCCTGCCGATCCGCAAGGCCGAGGCCCTCGCGGACGCGATCGCCCAGGGCGACCTGGCGCAGCGCGACGTGGATTCGCGCGGCGACGACGAAGCCGCCCACCTGCTGAAGGCGCTGGCGAGCATGCAGTCGTCATTGCGCCGCATCGTCGGCCAGGTGCGCGCCTCCACCGACAGCATCTCCACCGCCAGCGTCGAGATCGCCACCGGCAACCAGGACCTGTCGTCGCGCACGGAACAGACCGCCAGCAACCTGCAGCAGACGGCCTCGTCGATCGAGCAGCTGACCGGCACAGTCAAGCAGAGCGCCGACTCGGCGCGCCAGGCGGACCAGCTCGCGCTGTCGGCGGCGCAGGTGGCCGCGCGCGGCGGCAAGGTCGTGTCCGAAGTGGTCAGCACGATGGACGAGATCAACGCCAGCTCGAAGAAGATCGCCGACATCATCGGCGTGATCGACGGCATCGCCTTCCAGACCAACATCCTTGCGCTCAATGCCGCCGTCGAGGCGGCCCGCGCCGGCGAGCAGGGCCGCGGCTTCGCGGTGGTCGCCGGCGAGGTGCGCAACCTCGCGCAGCGCAGCGCCGAGGCCGCGAAAGAGATCAAGGCCCTGATCGGCGCCAGCGTCGAGAAGGTCGATTCCGGCTCGCGGCTGGTGGCCGACGCCGGCCGCACGATGCAGGAGATCGTGAGCTCGGTGCAGCGCGTGACCGACATCATCGGCGAGATCACCGCCGCCGCCTCCGAGCAGAGCGACGGCATCGGCCAGGTCAACACCGCCGTCGTGCAGCTGGACCAGATGACGCAGCAGAACGCCGCGCTGGTCGAGCAGAGCGCCGCGGCCGCCGAAAGCCTGAAGGACCAGACGGTGCGGCTGTCACAGGCCGTCAGCGTGTTCCGGCTCCAAGAATGCGCCGCGCCGGCGGCCTGA